The following DNA comes from Rhodanobacter sp. AS-Z3.
GCGAAGATGGCTGCATGCGGCGGCGATGATGCGACGGATATCGTCCAGGCCGTCCGCGCCCGAAGCCAGCGCACTGGCTGGCTCAAAGCGCAAATCCCCTAGCTCCAGGTGCGGATCATCCGCTTCGATATACGGCGGGTTGGACGCAATCAGATCGAACTGCCGGCCAGCCAGCGGCACCAGCCAGTCACCGTGCAGGAAGCTCACGTTGCCGATGCGGTGTCGCTGCGCATTGCGTTGGGCCACCGCCAATGCAGCCGCACTGGCGTCCGTGGCAACCACCTTTGCCAGCGGACGCTCGCGAGCGATAGCCAGTGCGATCGCTCCACTGCCCGTACCCAGATCGACCACGTCACAGAGGGCATCAAGCGGCAACCGCTGCAGCGCAAGTTCGACCAGCAGCTCGGTTTCCGGGCGCGGGATCAGGGTCGCTGGCGTGACTTCCAGATCCAGCGTCCAGAAGCCACGGCGACCGATGATGTAAGCGACCGGCTCGCCGGCGGCGCGACGCGCGACCAGCGAAGCAAAGGCCGTCTGGACGTCCAT
Coding sequences within:
- the prmC gene encoding peptide chain release factor N(5)-glutamine methyltransferase, which gives rise to MPDVRGALVAATEQLGERVDAELLLLYVLQQPRSWLFTHASDELSMDVQTAFASLVARRAAGEPVAYIIGRRGFWTLDLEVTPATLIPRPETELLVELALQRLPLDALCDVVDLGTGSGAIALAIARERPLAKVVATDASAAALAVAQRNAQRHRIGNVSFLHGDWLVPLAGRQFDLIASNPPYIEADDPHLELGDLRFEPASALASGADGLDDIRRIIAAACSHLRPAGWLLFEHGWDQGASVRALLEQAGYAQVFTAQDLESRDRVSGACR